The window aatgaaaaaagtaaaaacaaaagATCTATTGTTGGAGAAAGCACGTAAGAAACTTCTATATTACCAAATCAAATAaccatatcaaataattttatttattgtacaaaattaataagGCCAAACATTTATTTCTGTGTTAGACATTGTACCAGTTTTGGAGTATGTAAACGAGTGCCGTtagtaaaaattcaatttccagCTGATTTATGTGcagtattaaataaaacaaaacctCAAAATGTTCAATTATACAATGATTATATGAAACTTATTAACAATCttccaaatataaaaaaaatagaacctGAGTATTACTTAATAttgttcaaaattttattatatttagaagAGCATGAGCTTTGTTTAATTGCTGCAAAACATAATTTGGAAAATCAAAAGCTTAAATATGTTTCTGACTCATTTGAAATCACAGTGCCTACTTTAGATGAAGATGATCCATTTATTACTGTTGGTGATACATTAAAAATTGAGGTGAAAAGATTAAAGTCTAAATATACCTGTAACATAACAGATATTATAGGGAAGAAAGTATATGCAACAATACGTAAATCGTAAGTACGTTTGTATTAATTTGGAAGAATTAAACAATAGAGTACAAATCATAGCTACTTACAAAATGTTTAGATCTGTTGTATCTCAACTTCTTGAAGAACAAGTTGATATTTATTTCCTTCCTATGAACTGGCAAATAAGATGTTGTCATTCTGTCTTACACATTATGTTCGAGCATAATTTGGTAAACTCAGTATATcccaaaataaatacaaatcttTATACTTTACCAGAAGTGTAAGTATTTTTAGTAATTATtcttaatatatatgttattttttcatatacttattaatatatacttatatgatACAGTGACTTGGATTGGGCTAATAAAAGTATAGCAAAAAATAAAGAACAGAAAATAGCAgtgaataatattttgaattattcGGCATACCCTGCACCATACATTTTATTTGGTCCTCCTGGTACTGGCAAAACAACAACACTAATTGAAACCATTTATCAAGTATAGATCTACTACTCTAATTTAtagtataatatgaaaaaaatatgtttttcattCTAAGATCTTGATTATGTTATCTTATAGATTAGGAAACAATGcaaatcaaaaaatattttagtatgTACACCTTCAAATGCAGCAGCTGATGAAATTACAAATAGATTATTATGTTTACTTCCTCATAAAGATGTATTTCGGATGTATGCAACAAGTAAATGTTGGTAAGTTATTATTTTCATGAATGCTGGATACTTTAttagttttatttcttttcgcATTTATAGTAACAATGTAGATGAGAAAATTTatccaaattcaaattttattgatGATATGGTCCTTTATTTAccaaaaaaaatttttattttgaagaaGATTGTTATTACAACATTAGTAACATGTATGAGgtatgttttctttttatttttttcagtaataattacatttagaatatttataatttgttaattgcAGATTGGCGAGCCTTAAATTACGAAATGATCacttttcatatatatttattgatgaAGCCAGTCAAAGTACAGAATTAGAATCATTAATTCCACTTATGGTCATGAATTCGAAAAATAATACTGAAGCATTATATGCACAAATTGTTATTGCTGGTGATCCCTATCAACTTGGTCCTCTAATTAGATGTACAAAAATTCAACATTTGCTTGGTATGTAGTTTCATATTATTAAAgttaaatttatgtattttattaactGATATAGAGTTACATTATGTTTCTAGGAAAGTCTTTATTGGAAAGATTAATGGAATGTGAACCATATCAAAaagtaaacaataaatataattcgcgttatatAACAAAGTTAATTCATAATTACCGTAATCAAGAAGCTATTATACATACAtccaataatttattttatgaaaaggACTTGTTATGTgataaaaaagagaataaacACAGCATAATTTCAAATTGGACAGTATTATCAAGGAAAACATTCCCTATCTTATTTCTTGTACTTAAAGGTGAAGAAGTAAGAACACCAAATGGAAGGTAATTATAACATTTCTATATTAAAAACGAAGTTCTTACGAAATTAGTgaaatttaaaaaca is drawn from Bombus terrestris chromosome 12, iyBomTerr1.2, whole genome shotgun sequence and contains these coding sequences:
- the LOC100651496 gene encoding putative helicase mov-10-B.1 isoform X3, giving the protein MANEKSKNKRSIVGESTHCTSFGVCKRVPLVKIQFPADLCAVLNKTKPQNVQLYNDYMKLINNLPNIKKIEPEYYLILFKILLYLEEHELCLIAAKHNLENQKLKYVSDSFEITVPTLDEDDPFITVGDTLKIEVKRLKSKYTCNITDIIGKKVYATIRKSSVVSQLLEEQVDIYFLPMNWQIRCCHSVLHIMFEHNLVNSVYPKINTNLYTLPEVDLDWANKSIAKNKEQKIAVNNILNYSAYPAPYILFGPPGTGKTTTLIETIYQIRKQCKSKNILVCTPSNAAADEITNRLLCLLPHKDVFRMYATSKCCNNVDEKIYPNSNFIDDMVLYLPKKIFILKKIVITTLVTCMRLASLKLRNDHFSYIFIDEASQSTELESLIPLMVMNSKNNTEALYAQIVIAGDPYQLGPLIRCTKIQHLLGKSLLERLMECEPYQKVNNKYNSRYITKLIHNYRNQEAIIHTSNNLFYEKDLLCDKKENKHSIISNWTVLSRKTFPILFLVLKGEEVRTPNGRLNTLSF
- the LOC100651496 gene encoding putative helicase mov-10-B.1 isoform X2 codes for the protein MANEKSKNKRSIVGESTHCTSFGVCKRVPLVKIQFPADLCAVLNKTKPQNVQLYNDYMKLINNLPNIKKIEPEYYLILFKILLYLEEHELCLIAAKHNLENQKLKYVSDSFEITVPTLDEDDPFITVGDTLKIEVKRLKSKYTCNITDIIGKKVYATIRKSSVVSQLLEEQVDIYFLPMNWQIRCCHSVLHIMFEHNLVNSVYPKINTNLYTLPEVDLDWANKSIAKNKEQKIAVNNILNYSAYPAPYILFGPPGTGKTTTLIETIYQIRKQCKSKNILVCTPSNAAADEITNRLLCLLPHKDVFRMYATSKCCNNVDEKIYPNSNFIDDMVLYLPKKIFILKKIVITTLVTCMRLASLKLRNDHFSYIFIDEASQSTELESLIPLMVMNSKNNTEALYAQIVIAGDPYQLGPLIRCTKIQHLLGKSLLERLMECEPYQKVNNKYNSRYITKLIHNYRNQEAIIHTSNNLFYEKDLLCDKKENKHSIISNWTVLSRKTFPILFLVLKGEEVRTPNGSLMKIEHIIFLVFTTRQKLRP
- the LOC100651496 gene encoding putative helicase mov-10-B.1 isoform X1, with product MANEKSKNKRSIVGESTHCTSFGVCKRVPLVKIQFPADLCAVLNKTKPQNVQLYNDYMKLINNLPNIKKIEPEYYLILFKILLYLEEHELCLIAAKHNLENQKLKYVSDSFEITVPTLDEDDPFITVGDTLKIEVKRLKSKYTCNITDIIGKKVYATIRKSSVVSQLLEEQVDIYFLPMNWQIRCCHSVLHIMFEHNLVNSVYPKINTNLYTLPEVDLDWANKSIAKNKEQKIAVNNILNYSAYPAPYILFGPPGTGKTTTLIETIYQIRKQCKSKNILVCTPSNAAADEITNRLLCLLPHKDVFRMYATSKCCNNVDEKIYPNSNFIDDMVLYLPKKIFILKKIVITTLVTCMRLASLKLRNDHFSYIFIDEASQSTELESLIPLMVMNSKNNTEALYAQIVIAGDPYQLGPLIRCTKIQHLLGKSLLERLMECEPYQKVNNKYNSRYITKLIHNYRNQEAIIHTSNNLFYEKDLLCDKKENKHSIISNWTVLSRKTFPILFLVLKGEEVRTPNGSVYNETEITAVTNIIKILMRSKFRNRKIEEEDIGIVTPFKQQKIMFKRSLNLHKLNNIAVGTVEIFQGQEKEIIVLSTVRSQTFKHRGKQHLGFLANLKRFNVALTRAKDLLIIVGNPSILCQDKYWNTLWKYCQKNNAYVAINENLI